In Phragmites australis chromosome 17, lpPhrAust1.1, whole genome shotgun sequence, the following are encoded in one genomic region:
- the LOC133897383 gene encoding inositol-tetrakisphosphate 1-kinase 6-like isoform X2 has product MLINKSGFLEKIASSHSFGYIPLPEKSGNCSPNELMLEWSKTSSCFYVTSRVDKVLISELRNQNWRVLSVGNECSIKDAGVLNVGRLQELLLALATLIKREIGGSSVLVVGYVMKQSREEDFARRGAFPIHPSKDGLIFVPLSFELPLTPQLQEVDMVIHKVTDEIVKIDPNYSTSFPKGISFSAGMSEIIRFVEEHPDFCIIDPFKNIYPLLDRLQIQQILVRLQELGTEGKQKLRAPYSLKVDNFHDGELHKQVAAANLSFPLIVKPQVACGVADAHNMALVFQIEEFSNLSVPLTAVLQV; this is encoded by the exons ATGCTGATTAATAAG TCAGGCTTTCTTGAAAAGATTGCAAGCTCGCACTCCTTTGGATATATACCACTTCCTGAAAAAAGCGGGAACTGTTCTCCAAATGAATTAATGCTAGAATGGAGCAAAACAAGTTCTTGTTTTTATGTGACTTCAAGAGTTGACAAAGTTTTAATTTCTGAACTTCGGAATCAGAACTGGAGAGTTCTTTCTGTAG GTAATGAATGTAGCATAAAGGATGCTGGTGTTTTAAATGTTGGAAGGCTTCAGGAGTTGCTTCTCGCTTTGGCTACTTTAATAAAAAGG GAAATAGGTGGCTCATCTGTTTTGGTGGTTGGATATGTAATGAAACAATCCCGTGAGGAAGATTTTGCAAGG AGGGGAGCATTCCCCATTCATCCTAGTAAGGACGGTCTCATCTTTGTTCCACTCTCATTTGAACTTCCTTTAACTCCGCAACTGCAAGAAGTTGATATGGTCATACACAAAGTAACAGATGAGATTGTCAAGATTGATCCAAACTACTCCACCAGTTTTCCAAAAGGGATTTCATTTTCTGCAGGAATGTCTGAAATTATAAG GTTTGTAGAAGAGCACCCTGATTTTTGCATCATTGAtccatttaaaaatatttacccACTGCTTGATCGTCTTCAAATCCAACAAATTCTAGTTCGATTGCAAGAACTTGGCACTGAAGGAAAGCAGAAACTTCGAGCACCATATTCTTTGAAG GTTGACAACTTTCATGATGGTGAATTGCATAAGCAAGTAGCAGCAGCTAATTTATCCTTCCCACTCATCGTGAAGCCACAAGTAGCTTGTGGAGTTGCTGATGCCCACAATATG GCATTAGTTTTTCAAATTGAAGAATTTAGCAACCTTAGTGTGCCTCTTACAGCTGTACTACAGGTATAA
- the LOC133897901 gene encoding histone H4 yields MSGRGKGGKGLGKGGAKRHRKVLRDNIQGITKPAIRRLARRGGVKRISGLIYEETRGVLKIFLENVIRDAVTYTEHARRKTVTAMDVVYALKRQGRTLYGFGG; encoded by the coding sequence ATGTCGGGAAGGGGCAAGGGCGGCAAGGGGCTCGGGAAGGGCGGCGCGAAGCGGCACAGGAAGGTGCTGCGCGACAACATCCAGGGGATCACGAAGCCGGCGATCAGGAGGCTGGCGAGGAGGGGCGGCGTGAAGCGCATCTCGGGGCTCATCTACGAGGAGACCCGCGGCGTGCTCAAGATCTTCCTCGAGAACGTAATCCGCGACGCCGTCACCTACACGGAGCACGCCCGCCGCAAGACCGTCACCGCCATGGACGTCGTCTACGCGCTCAAGCGCCAGGGCCGCACCCTCTACGGCTTCGGCGGCTAG
- the LOC133897383 gene encoding inositol-tetrakisphosphate 1-kinase 6-like isoform X1, with the protein MALGRPVRLVLDASVLLEPSSASVGGGGGTGDAAAAAVLLRRLRYSNLDVAICYPEGMLINKSGFLEKIASSHSFGYIPLPEKSGNCSPNELMLEWSKTSSCFYVTSRVDKVLISELRNQNWRVLSVGNECSIKDAGVLNVGRLQELLLALATLIKREIGGSSVLVVGYVMKQSREEDFARRGAFPIHPSKDGLIFVPLSFELPLTPQLQEVDMVIHKVTDEIVKIDPNYSTSFPKGISFSAGMSEIIRFVEEHPDFCIIDPFKNIYPLLDRLQIQQILVRLQELGTEGKQKLRAPYSLKVDNFHDGELHKQVAAANLSFPLIVKPQVACGVADAHNMALVFQIEEFSNLSVPLTAVLQV; encoded by the exons ATGGCCTTGGGGCGACCTGTCCGGCTGGTGCTGGATGCCTCGGTCCTCCTAGAGCCCTCCTCCGCCAGCGTGGGAGGGGGCGGCGGTACCGGGgatgcagcggcggcggcggtgctgctgcggcggctgcGCTACTCCAATCTGGACGTG GCAATTTGCTACCCGGAGGGCATGCTGATTAATAAG TCAGGCTTTCTTGAAAAGATTGCAAGCTCGCACTCCTTTGGATATATACCACTTCCTGAAAAAAGCGGGAACTGTTCTCCAAATGAATTAATGCTAGAATGGAGCAAAACAAGTTCTTGTTTTTATGTGACTTCAAGAGTTGACAAAGTTTTAATTTCTGAACTTCGGAATCAGAACTGGAGAGTTCTTTCTGTAG GTAATGAATGTAGCATAAAGGATGCTGGTGTTTTAAATGTTGGAAGGCTTCAGGAGTTGCTTCTCGCTTTGGCTACTTTAATAAAAAGG GAAATAGGTGGCTCATCTGTTTTGGTGGTTGGATATGTAATGAAACAATCCCGTGAGGAAGATTTTGCAAGG AGGGGAGCATTCCCCATTCATCCTAGTAAGGACGGTCTCATCTTTGTTCCACTCTCATTTGAACTTCCTTTAACTCCGCAACTGCAAGAAGTTGATATGGTCATACACAAAGTAACAGATGAGATTGTCAAGATTGATCCAAACTACTCCACCAGTTTTCCAAAAGGGATTTCATTTTCTGCAGGAATGTCTGAAATTATAAG GTTTGTAGAAGAGCACCCTGATTTTTGCATCATTGAtccatttaaaaatatttacccACTGCTTGATCGTCTTCAAATCCAACAAATTCTAGTTCGATTGCAAGAACTTGGCACTGAAGGAAAGCAGAAACTTCGAGCACCATATTCTTTGAAG GTTGACAACTTTCATGATGGTGAATTGCATAAGCAAGTAGCAGCAGCTAATTTATCCTTCCCACTCATCGTGAAGCCACAAGTAGCTTGTGGAGTTGCTGATGCCCACAATATG GCATTAGTTTTTCAAATTGAAGAATTTAGCAACCTTAGTGTGCCTCTTACAGCTGTACTACAGGTATAA